In the Leptotrichia sp. oral taxon 212 genome, one interval contains:
- the pbp4b gene encoding penicillin binding protein PBP4B, which yields MKKILLILFNMLIFLNMYSYQIEKTFPVSKEDFDDSILTNEMFEFKAFKNQGYIVLEYDEFKNADIYINGIRLKTDDLKGKGTKKIDISKVTKNDKNIFQVSSLEGKLNVKIPYPVVTENKKQKSYNEETVKFLDEFIKAEVKAGLPSAQIAVIKDGNLELLSSYGYVNNYNQDGTEIKDKVKVTDNTVYDLASNTKMYSVNYAIMKLVSEKKLNLDDYVHKFYPEFKGNGKEKVQVSDLLKHQAGFPPDPQYFNDKYDKDDGIPNGKNDLYAIGKEKVKDAIMKTPLAYEPKTSTKYSDVDYMLLGLIIEKVTSQDLDTYMKENFYNKLNLKRTMFNPLKNGVSKNETAATELNGNTRDNTIDFINARKYTIQGEVHDEKAYYSMQGVSGHAGLFSNAYEVAKLAQVIINEGGYDDIKFFDKTTLDNFIKPKDINASYGLGWRRQGDFIYKWAFSGLASRETVGHTGWTGTLTVIEPSQNLVIVLLTNAKNSRVIDPSKKPNDFYGNHYYTTNYGVISSIIIDAFSNMNSKKDTNLRMNSILEDMIKGKFNLIKTDSNYKNSADIRDTVELINLLNKRTGKLPSEYVQMKEELEKMSSGK from the coding sequence ATGAAAAAAATATTGCTTATTCTGTTTAATATGCTTATATTTCTGAATATGTATTCCTATCAGATAGAAAAAACTTTTCCTGTAAGCAAGGAAGATTTTGATGATTCCATACTTACAAATGAAATGTTTGAATTCAAGGCTTTCAAAAATCAGGGATATATAGTTCTGGAATATGATGAATTTAAGAATGCGGATATTTATATAAATGGAATCAGACTGAAAACTGATGACCTGAAGGGAAAAGGAACGAAAAAAATAGATATTTCAAAAGTAACAAAAAATGATAAGAATATTTTTCAGGTCAGCAGTCTGGAGGGAAAACTGAATGTAAAGATTCCTTATCCTGTAGTTACTGAAAATAAGAAACAGAAAAGTTATAATGAGGAAACAGTAAAATTTCTTGATGAATTTATAAAGGCCGAAGTTAAGGCAGGGCTTCCTTCAGCCCAGATAGCGGTAATAAAGGACGGAAACCTTGAATTGCTTTCAAGCTATGGATATGTAAACAACTACAATCAGGACGGTACTGAAATAAAGGATAAAGTTAAAGTCACTGATAATACTGTATACGATCTGGCCAGCAATACGAAAATGTATTCTGTAAATTATGCAATAATGAAACTTGTATCAGAAAAGAAACTGAATCTGGATGACTATGTACATAAGTTTTATCCGGAATTTAAAGGAAACGGGAAGGAAAAAGTTCAAGTAAGCGATCTTTTAAAGCATCAGGCAGGATTTCCACCTGATCCGCAATATTTTAACGATAAATATGATAAGGATGACGGAATTCCTAACGGGAAAAATGATTTATATGCAATAGGTAAGGAAAAAGTAAAGGATGCCATTATGAAAACTCCTCTGGCATATGAGCCTAAAACTTCTACGAAATACTCAGATGTGGATTATATGCTTTTAGGACTAATAATAGAAAAGGTTACTTCACAGGACTTAGATACTTATATGAAGGAAAACTTCTATAATAAACTGAATTTAAAAAGAACTATGTTTAATCCTTTAAAGAATGGTGTCAGTAAAAATGAGACGGCAGCAACTGAATTAAATGGTAATACAAGGGATAATACAATAGATTTTATAAATGCTAGAAAATATACTATTCAGGGAGAAGTGCATGATGAGAAGGCCTATTATTCCATGCAGGGAGTGTCAGGTCATGCAGGTCTGTTTTCAAATGCCTACGAAGTGGCAAAACTTGCACAGGTGATTATAAATGAAGGTGGCTATGATGATATTAAATTTTTTGATAAAACAACACTGGACAATTTTATAAAACCTAAGGATATAAATGCCAGTTACGGTTTAGGATGGAGAAGACAGGGAGATTTCATTTACAAATGGGCATTTTCAGGGCTGGCTTCGAGAGAAACGGTAGGGCATACAGGATGGACAGGAACACTTACTGTAATAGAACCTTCACAGAATCTGGTCATTGTTCTCCTGACAAACGCAAAAAATTCAAGGGTTATAGATCCATCAAAAAAACCTAATGATTTTTATGGAAATCACTATTATACTACTAATTACGGTGTAATAAGCTCCATAATAATAGATGCTTTTTCTAATATGAACAGTAAAAAAGATACTAATTTAAGAATGAACAGTATTCTTGAAGATATGATAAAAGGAAAATTCAATCTTATAAAAACAGATTCTAATTATAAAAATTCTGCAGACATAAGGGATACAGTTGAACTTATAAATCTTTTAAACAAAAGAACAGGAAAATTGCCTTCTGAGTATGTTCAGATGAAGGAAGAACTGGAAAAAATGAGTTCAGGAAAATAA
- a CDS encoding alpha/beta hydrolase family protein, giving the protein MKKILAILLFICSFLGFSFAEKDIKVHSKSMKKDIPVTVILPDGYSANKKYNTIYVLHGWSGSNKNYPDKTSIKELADQYNVIYVSPDGNYDSWYVDSPVKKDSKYYTFVSKELVDYIDSNFSTYKAKEHRAITGLSMGGFGAFYIGVKNQDVFGNIGSMSGGMNPEQYKGNWGIEKVLNSSWNEYNIKDIAHKLIGTKSHIIIDCGVDDFFIEPNRELHKKLLELNIGHEYTERPGAHTWEYWDNSIKSQTYFFNQMFNQK; this is encoded by the coding sequence ATGAAAAAAATATTAGCAATTTTATTGTTTATATGTTCATTTTTAGGATTTTCTTTTGCTGAAAAGGATATAAAAGTTCACAGTAAATCAATGAAAAAGGATATTCCAGTGACAGTAATCCTGCCTGACGGATATTCTGCAAATAAAAAGTACAATACAATCTATGTTTTACATGGCTGGTCAGGAAGTAATAAAAACTATCCTGACAAGACTTCGATAAAGGAACTGGCAGACCAGTATAATGTCATTTATGTTTCTCCGGATGGAAATTATGACAGCTGGTATGTTGACAGTCCTGTAAAGAAGGATTCAAAATATTATACTTTTGTATCAAAGGAATTAGTTGATTATATTGATTCAAATTTTTCTACTTATAAAGCTAAGGAACACAGGGCAATAACAGGTTTAAGCATGGGAGGTTTTGGAGCTTTCTATATAGGCGTTAAAAATCAGGATGTGTTTGGAAATATTGGAAGTATGAGCGGTGGAATGAATCCTGAACAGTATAAGGGAAACTGGGGGATAGAAAAAGTTCTTAATTCCAGCTGGAATGAATATAACATAAAAGATATAGCCCATAAGCTGATAGGAACAAAGTCCCACATAATAATAGACTGCGGTGTAGATGATTTCTTTATAGAACCTAACAGGGAACTGCATAAGAAACTTCTTGAGCTGAATATAGGACATGAATACACTGAAAGACCGGGAGCTCATACATGGGAATACTGGGATAATTCCATAAAAAGCCAGACTTATTTTTTCAATCAGATGTTTAATCAGAAATAG
- a CDS encoding PTS transporter subunit EIIC, with amino-acid sequence MDAKRTAKEIYDILGGKENIISNAVCMTRLRVKVREDADVEKLKKVDGVLNVVEAETLQIVLGPGKVNSVGDEFSKLTGMPLGFSDNNVEDVAKENKKANKQKHNGPVQRFLQKIANIFVPLLPGIIAAGLVMGLTNAINVSTKSAYSTVWWFAAIRSIGFAMFGYLAIYVGMNAAKEFGGTAVLGGIMGSIFVANPALPLLLKVEDKSAVILPFTGKPFAPGMGGLLASLFMGIIVAYLEKKVRKIVPVMLDTFFTPLLTLIIGVFIALIIIQPLGTVITAGIFNILDFAYNKLGILGGYILAAGFLPLVSVGLHQALTPIHTLLNEPTGPTQGINYLLPILMMAGGGQVGAGIAIYVKTKSQKLKTMVRDSITVGILGIGEPLMYAVTLPLGKPFITACLGAGFGGILTVLFHIGTVSQGASGLLGLLILKDFGAWPYYIMAMLGAYVGGFVLTYFFGVDDDRIEDIYGE; translated from the coding sequence ATGGATGCAAAAAGAACAGCGAAAGAAATCTATGATATTCTAGGTGGAAAAGAGAATATCATTTCAAATGCAGTGTGCATGACAAGACTTAGAGTTAAAGTCAGAGAAGATGCAGATGTGGAAAAACTGAAAAAGGTTGACGGAGTGCTTAATGTTGTGGAAGCTGAAACGCTTCAGATTGTTTTGGGACCTGGAAAGGTAAATTCAGTAGGTGATGAATTTTCAAAGCTTACAGGAATGCCTTTAGGATTTTCAGACAATAATGTAGAAGATGTGGCAAAGGAAAATAAAAAAGCCAATAAGCAGAAACATAACGGTCCTGTTCAGAGATTCCTTCAGAAAATAGCAAATATATTTGTTCCTCTGCTGCCTGGAATAATAGCGGCAGGTCTTGTAATGGGATTGACAAATGCTATAAATGTTTCAACTAAAAGTGCTTACAGTACAGTATGGTGGTTTGCGGCCATAAGAAGTATTGGATTTGCTATGTTTGGATATCTTGCAATATACGTAGGAATGAATGCTGCAAAGGAATTTGGTGGAACTGCAGTACTAGGTGGAATTATGGGATCAATTTTTGTTGCAAATCCTGCACTCCCTCTTCTTCTTAAAGTTGAAGATAAAAGCGCGGTTATACTTCCTTTCACAGGTAAACCTTTTGCACCTGGAATGGGAGGATTACTTGCTTCATTATTTATGGGTATAATAGTGGCATATCTGGAAAAAAAGGTAAGAAAGATAGTTCCGGTAATGCTTGATACATTTTTTACTCCGCTTTTAACTTTAATAATAGGTGTGTTTATAGCTCTGATAATAATTCAGCCTTTAGGAACTGTTATAACAGCCGGAATATTTAATATTCTTGATTTTGCATATAATAAATTAGGAATATTAGGAGGATACATTCTGGCGGCTGGATTCCTTCCTTTAGTTTCAGTAGGACTTCATCAGGCATTAACTCCTATACATACTTTACTTAATGAACCTACAGGACCTACTCAAGGGATTAACTATCTGCTTCCTATACTTATGATGGCAGGTGGAGGACAGGTAGGTGCCGGAATTGCAATTTATGTGAAAACTAAAAGCCAGAAACTTAAAACAATGGTAAGGGATTCTATTACTGTAGGGATATTGGGAATAGGAGAACCACTGATGTATGCTGTAACACTACCTTTAGGAAAACCATTTATTACGGCATGTTTAGGAGCAGGATTCGGAGGAATTTTGACAGTCTTGTTTCATATAGGAACTGTATCTCAAGGAGCTTCTGGATTACTTGGATTATTAATATTGAAAGATTTTGGAGCATGGCCTTATTATATAATGGCAATGCTAGGAGCATATGTTGGAGGATTTGTTTTAACTTATTTCTTTGGAGTGGACGATGATAGAATAGAAGACATATACGGAGAGTGA
- a CDS encoding DUF871 domain-containing protein, which yields MGKLGISIYPEKTAEKEVLDYIDKAGEAGFSRIFSCLLSANESREVILEKFRRINRHAKEKGFEIILDVNPRVFNDLGISYDNLSFFKEMNADGVRLDIGFTGLQESIMTFNKENLKIEINMSNITHYIDTIMDYRPNRDNLIGCHNFYPHIYTGLGLDFFKKCTENFAKYGLRTAAFITSQAKNTFGPWPVTQGLPTLEMHRDLPMIVQFKHFVALEMIDDIIISNCYPTDEELEEFKKVRKDMVSFSASLEENIPEIEKKIVLEEFHYSRGDAPENLIRSSNSRVKYKGHEFKLFNAPEVIRKGDIIIESSDFGHYAGELMIAKKEMRNTGKSNVVGRISEEEIFLIDYIKPWQKFSFVEK from the coding sequence ATGGGAAAATTAGGAATTTCAATTTATCCTGAAAAAACAGCTGAAAAGGAAGTACTGGACTATATCGATAAAGCAGGAGAGGCAGGATTTAGCCGTATATTCAGCTGTCTGCTGTCTGCAAATGAAAGCAGGGAAGTTATTCTGGAAAAGTTCAGAAGGATAAATCGGCATGCAAAAGAAAAAGGATTTGAAATTATTCTTGATGTGAATCCTAGGGTTTTTAATGACTTAGGCATCAGTTATGACAACTTGTCATTTTTCAAGGAAATGAATGCTGACGGAGTCAGACTGGATATTGGATTTACAGGTCTGCAGGAAAGTATAATGACATTTAACAAGGAAAATCTGAAAATAGAAATAAATATGAGCAATATTACTCATTATATTGATACAATTATGGATTATCGTCCTAACAGGGATAATCTGATAGGATGCCATAATTTTTATCCGCATATTTATACGGGACTGGGACTGGATTTTTTTAAAAAGTGTACTGAAAACTTTGCAAAATATGGATTAAGAACAGCGGCTTTTATAACTTCTCAGGCTAAAAATACTTTTGGACCATGGCCGGTAACACAGGGATTGCCGACACTGGAAATGCACAGGGATTTACCGATGATAGTACAGTTTAAGCATTTTGTCGCTTTGGAAATGATAGATGACATTATTATTTCCAACTGCTATCCAACTGACGAAGAACTTGAAGAGTTTAAAAAAGTCCGTAAGGACATGGTAAGCTTTTCTGCCAGTCTTGAAGAAAATATTCCGGAAATAGAGAAAAAAATTGTTCTGGAGGAATTTCATTATAGCAGGGGAGACGCCCCTGAAAACCTTATACGTTCATCAAACAGCAGGGTAAAGTATAAAGGTCATGAATTTAAACTTTTCAATGCACCTGAAGTAATAAGAAAGGGTGACATAATTATAGAAAGCAGTGATTTCGGTCATTATGCCGGTGAACTGATGATAGCTAAAAAGGAAATGAGAAATACAGGGAAATCAAATGTTGTAGGAAGAATATCCGAAGAAGAAATATTTTTAATAGATTATATTAAACCTTGGCAAAAATTTTCTTTTGTAGAAAAATAA
- a CDS encoding PTS sugar transporter subunit IIC, translating to MAVLEQLSMKMAKISEQRHLRAIRDGIVSTLPLIIVGSVFLILAFPPFPKEWGISVLAKKYAVQMLLPYRMTMFIMGLYAVMGIGYSLAKSYKLDGITGAILSVCAFLLTIMPKMINPVEVINQTINGQAVQIIVEEGTKGSQLLQEDLGYVMQMSKLGSAGLFVGIIVAIFAVEVYRLTTTTGFKIRMPEAVPESVARSFEALTPAAIIIFTLTILTYWLKIDLHDIIGSVIKPILKFSDSWFSVILIVFMITFFWSFGIHGDSIVGSVVRPLWLMLLEQNATALANGQPVPHIAAEPLYQWFVWIGGSGTTIGFALLLLFKSKSAYGKTLGKAAILPSIFNINEPIIFGAPIVLNPTLLPPFIIVPVVNATIAYFAMAAGLVNRVTSTPPWTLPGPIGAFLATNGDFRALILNVILIVISIIIYYPFFNVYEKKLLAEEHAEAEAGKVA from the coding sequence ATGGCAGTTTTAGAACAACTTTCAATGAAAATGGCAAAAATATCTGAACAAAGACATTTAAGGGCAATACGTGATGGAATCGTATCAACATTACCTTTGATTATAGTAGGTTCAGTTTTTTTGATTTTAGCATTTCCGCCATTCCCAAAAGAATGGGGAATATCAGTACTAGCTAAAAAATATGCAGTGCAAATGTTGTTGCCTTATCGTATGACTATGTTCATTATGGGACTTTATGCAGTTATGGGAATAGGTTATAGTCTTGCAAAATCTTATAAACTTGATGGAATTACAGGAGCAATACTTTCAGTTTGTGCATTCCTGTTAACAATTATGCCAAAAATGATTAATCCAGTGGAAGTTATAAATCAGACTATTAATGGACAGGCAGTGCAGATAATTGTGGAAGAAGGAACAAAAGGCTCACAGCTTCTTCAGGAAGATCTTGGGTATGTAATGCAGATGTCAAAGCTTGGATCAGCAGGGTTATTCGTTGGAATAATAGTTGCAATATTTGCCGTTGAGGTTTATCGTCTTACAACAACAACAGGATTTAAAATAAGAATGCCTGAAGCAGTGCCAGAGTCAGTTGCACGTTCTTTTGAAGCATTGACCCCTGCTGCAATAATTATATTTACATTGACAATACTAACTTATTGGTTGAAAATTGATTTGCATGACATAATTGGTTCAGTCATAAAACCAATTTTAAAGTTTAGTGATTCGTGGTTCTCAGTAATTCTTATTGTTTTTATGATTACATTTTTCTGGTCCTTTGGAATTCATGGAGATTCCATAGTTGGATCAGTGGTAAGACCTTTATGGCTTATGTTGCTGGAACAGAATGCAACAGCTCTTGCCAATGGACAACCTGTTCCACATATCGCAGCTGAGCCTCTATACCAATGGTTTGTATGGATTGGTGGTTCTGGAACAACAATAGGTTTTGCTTTATTATTGCTTTTTAAATCAAAATCAGCTTATGGTAAGACATTAGGAAAAGCAGCTATTCTACCATCAATATTTAATATAAACGAGCCAATTATATTTGGAGCGCCTATTGTACTAAATCCTACTTTGTTACCTCCATTTATTATAGTGCCTGTAGTTAATGCAACTATTGCCTATTTTGCAATGGCTGCAGGACTAGTAAATCGTGTTACATCAACGCCACCTTGGACGTTACCTGGACCGATAGGAGCATTTTTAGCGACAAATGGAGATTTCAGAGCATTGATTTTGAATGTTATATTAATTGTGATTTCTATTATAATTTATTATCCATTCTTTAATGTATATGAGAAAAAGTTACTAGCAGAAGAACATGCAGAAGCTGAAGCTGGGAAAGTAGCGTAA
- a CDS encoding PTS sugar transporter subunit IIB, with product MKVLFVCSLGMSSAVAIKALEKEAVSKGIEIEVKAVSTQQFEDEIKGGYDIAMVAPQIRHRFDTLSVHAKEAGVPCVMIAPQGYSPLGGPKLLKQIQELLGQ from the coding sequence ATGAAAGTATTATTTGTATGCTCATTGGGAATGTCCAGTGCAGTTGCGATAAAGGCGCTGGAAAAGGAAGCTGTTTCAAAAGGAATAGAAATCGAGGTAAAAGCTGTGAGTACTCAGCAGTTTGAAGATGAAATAAAGGGAGGATATGACATAGCCATGGTTGCTCCTCAGATAAGACACAGATTTGATACATTAAGTGTTCATGCAAAGGAAGCCGGAGTTCCCTGCGTTATGATTGCACCTCAGGGATACAGTCCATTAGGAGGACCGAAACTGTTAAAACAGATTCAGGAATTGCTAGGACAGTAA
- a CDS encoding PTS lactose/cellobiose transporter subunit IIA, with amino-acid sequence MDKEKMELVVFEIVNSAGTAKGLAYEALREAENGNFEEAEKLLKEADEALLSAHNVQTEIIQAEVSGEAITPSVLFVHSQDHLMTAIEAKTLIEGMIRMYRRIDELEKK; translated from the coding sequence ATGGATAAGGAAAAAATGGAACTGGTTGTATTTGAAATTGTAAATAGCGCAGGAACTGCAAAAGGACTGGCTTATGAAGCCTTAAGGGAAGCTGAAAACGGAAATTTTGAAGAAGCTGAAAAGTTGCTGAAGGAAGCAGATGAAGCACTGCTGTCAGCACACAATGTTCAGACTGAAATAATTCAGGCTGAGGTAAGCGGAGAAGCAATAACACCTTCCGTACTGTTTGTTCATTCTCAGGATCATCTTATGACAGCAATTGAAGCGAAAACTTTAATTGAAGGAATGATAAGAATGTACAGAAGAATAGATGAACTGGAAAAAAAATAG
- a CDS encoding 6-phospho-beta-glucosidase: protein MGKKEGIKIVTIGGGSSYTPELIEGFIKRIKELPVREIWLVDIEEGREKLEIVGNLAKRMVEKAGIDCKVYLTLDRREAIKNADFVTTQFRVGQLDARIKDERIPFENGLLGQETNGAGGMFKAFRTIPVILDIVKDIKELAPDAWLINFTNPAGIVTEAVLNYGNFDKVVGLCNIPVHTQMDCASLYEKDMSEFKFQFAGLNHFVWYRVWDRKGNELTADLWDKRQDKENLGVKNIVSINYDYDQIKNLGMLPCDYHRYYYLQDEMLAEGLKSYREKGTRGEIVKKVEEELFELYKDENLKEKPKQLEQRGGAYYSDAACELISAIYNDKGIIMAVNTRNKGAIADLPYNSAVEISSYITADGPKPITFGKFPNAGQRGYIQIMKAMEELTVEAAVTGNYYTALQAFATNPLVPGTGVGRKVLNELLDAHEKYLSQFKDYYENREKYKK, encoded by the coding sequence ATGGGAAAGAAAGAAGGAATTAAAATTGTAACAATTGGGGGCGGATCCAGCTATACTCCTGAACTTATAGAAGGTTTTATTAAAAGGATAAAGGAACTTCCTGTAAGAGAAATATGGCTTGTAGACATTGAAGAAGGAAGAGAGAAGCTGGAAATAGTTGGAAATCTTGCTAAAAGAATGGTGGAAAAGGCAGGAATAGACTGTAAAGTTTATTTGACACTGGACAGAAGGGAAGCTATTAAAAATGCAGATTTTGTAACGACACAGTTTCGGGTTGGACAGCTTGATGCAAGAATAAAGGATGAAAGAATTCCCTTTGAAAATGGCCTTCTTGGACAGGAAACAAATGGTGCAGGAGGTATGTTCAAGGCATTTCGTACAATCCCTGTAATACTTGATATAGTAAAGGATATAAAGGAACTGGCTCCAGATGCATGGCTCATAAACTTTACAAATCCAGCAGGAATAGTCACAGAAGCTGTTCTGAATTACGGAAATTTTGATAAGGTTGTAGGTTTATGTAATATTCCTGTTCATACACAGATGGACTGTGCAAGCCTTTATGAAAAGGATATGAGCGAGTTCAAGTTCCAGTTTGCAGGATTGAACCATTTTGTATGGTACAGGGTATGGGATAGAAAAGGAAATGAACTTACCGCAGATTTATGGGATAAAAGACAGGATAAGGAAAATCTCGGGGTAAAAAATATTGTAAGTATAAACTATGACTATGACCAGATAAAAAACTTGGGAATGTTACCTTGCGACTATCACAGATATTATTATTTACAGGATGAGATGCTTGCGGAAGGACTGAAGTCATACAGGGAAAAAGGAACAAGGGGAGAAATTGTTAAAAAAGTTGAGGAGGAACTGTTTGAGCTATATAAGGATGAAAATCTGAAGGAAAAACCGAAACAGCTGGAACAGAGGGGAGGAGCCTATTATTCAGATGCGGCCTGTGAACTTATCAGTGCAATTTACAATGATAAGGGGATAATAATGGCAGTTAATACAAGAAATAAAGGTGCGATTGCAGATTTACCATATAATTCTGCAGTTGAAATTTCTTCATACATTACAGCCGACGGGCCTAAACCGATAACATTCGGAAAGTTTCCAAATGCCGGACAGAGAGGTTATATACAGATTATGAAGGCAATGGAAGAACTGACGGTGGAAGCCGCAGTTACGGGAAATTATTATACTGCATTGCAGGCATTTGCTACAAATCCTTTAGTTCCTGGAACAGGTGTCGGAAGAAAGGTTTTAAATGAACTGCTTGACGCACATGAGAAATATTTGTCGCAGTTTAAAGATTACTATGAAAACAGGGAAAAATACAAAAAATAA
- a CDS encoding MurR/RpiR family transcriptional regulator, with protein MSILIKLRENKDFTENEEYIAKYIIKNFRNIRELDTNIISSETYTSNAGVTRMCQKIGFSGFQEFKMKMLEEVINMEKEEINFDTGDIDKRDDTKTVIEKLTKLSISSLKETKLLQETEMINIVADLITESEVIDFYGIGASHIVCLDAQYKFMRAGKVVNTFEGPDLQRVQAISSDRKHLAILVSYSGLTKEIIDIAEILQDKEINTVSITGYGNNKLVKKCKYNLYVTSREALVRSAAIYSRISMLNLIDVIYFTYYNKNYDYVSDKIKKTKINKVQL; from the coding sequence ATGAGTATTCTGATAAAACTTAGGGAAAATAAGGATTTTACTGAAAATGAAGAATACATTGCCAAGTATATAATAAAAAATTTCAGAAATATACGTGAACTTGATACAAATATCATTTCTTCAGAAACGTACACAAGTAATGCAGGCGTTACAAGAATGTGCCAGAAAATAGGATTTAGCGGATTTCAGGAATTTAAAATGAAAATGCTGGAAGAAGTTATCAATATGGAAAAGGAAGAAATCAATTTTGATACTGGAGATATTGATAAAAGGGATGATACAAAAACTGTCATCGAAAAGCTGACAAAGCTGAGCATAAGTTCGCTAAAGGAGACAAAACTCCTGCAGGAAACTGAAATGATAAATATTGTAGCAGATTTAATAACTGAAAGCGAAGTGATAGATTTTTATGGAATAGGAGCTTCGCACATTGTCTGTCTTGATGCCCAGTACAAGTTCATGAGAGCAGGAAAAGTTGTAAATACTTTTGAAGGTCCTGATCTGCAGCGTGTACAGGCGATAAGCAGTGACAGGAAGCATTTGGCGATACTGGTGTCTTATTCGGGACTGACAAAGGAAATAATAGATATTGCTGAAATACTTCAGGATAAGGAAATCAATACAGTTTCAATAACAGGATACGGAAATAATAAGCTTGTAAAGAAATGTAAATATAATCTCTACGTAACTTCCAGGGAGGCACTTGTAAGAAGTGCGGCGATTTATTCGAGAATATCTATGCTGAACTTGATAGATGTAATATATTTTACATATTATAATAAAAATTATGACTATGTTTCTGATAAGATAAAAAAGACGAAAATAAATAAAGTACAGCTTTAA
- the murQ gene encoding N-acetylmuramic acid 6-phosphate etherase: MIDLNKLSTEENNPNSKDIELQDSFEIIRRINEEDKKVAFCVEKELKSISRLIDAILSNYTKDTRIIYIGAGTSGRLGILDASECPPTYGVSHEKVQGIIAGGNEAIFRAKENAEDSRELGKEDLININLTKNDAVIGLAASGRTPYVMGAIEYANSIGAVTGSITCSKNSDLSGISQYPVEVIVGPEIVTGSTRMKAGTAQKMILNMISTAIMIKIGKVFSGYMVDVKTSNQKLVERAKRIIMKTTDSDYEKTAKVLEEASNDVKSAIAMILLNIDKKTATEKLEKYDNNVARLIHEYSDKT, translated from the coding sequence ATGATTGATCTCAACAAACTTTCTACGGAAGAAAATAATCCAAACAGCAAAGATATTGAGCTGCAGGACAGTTTTGAAATTATAAGAAGGATAAACGAGGAAGATAAGAAAGTTGCATTCTGTGTAGAAAAGGAACTGAAAAGTATTTCCAGACTGATAGATGCCATATTATCAAATTACACAAAGGATACAAGAATAATATATATAGGAGCCGGTACATCAGGAAGGCTTGGAATACTGGACGCTTCAGAGTGTCCTCCGACATATGGTGTTTCCCATGAAAAGGTGCAGGGAATAATAGCCGGAGGAAATGAGGCAATATTTAGGGCAAAGGAAAATGCCGAAGATAGCAGGGAACTGGGAAAAGAAGACCTTATAAATATAAACCTTACTAAAAATGATGCAGTCATAGGACTGGCCGCATCAGGAAGAACTCCTTATGTTATGGGGGCTATAGAATATGCTAACAGTATAGGGGCAGTTACAGGAAGCATAACATGTTCTAAAAATTCTGATTTATCAGGAATAAGTCAGTATCCTGTCGAAGTTATCGTAGGACCTGAAATTGTTACAGGATCCACAAGAATGAAGGCCGGGACAGCACAGAAAATGATACTTAATATGATTTCAACTGCAATTATGATAAAAATAGGAAAAGTATTTTCAGGATATATGGTAGATGTTAAAACTTCAAATCAGAAATTAGTTGAAAGAGCAAAAAGAATCATAATGAAAACTACAGACAGTGATTACGAGAAGACGGCAAAAGTTCTGGAAGAGGCTTCAAATGATGTAAAGTCCGCAATAGCAATGATACTGTTAAATATTGACAAGAAAACTGCAACAGAAAAGCTTGAAAAATACGATAATAACGTGGCGAGGTTAATACATGAGTATTCTGATAAAACTTAG